The sequence below is a genomic window from bacterium.
TGAATGTTTCCGTTGTAATAATTCAACAGGGAATGCTTTTTGATAAACTTTTTCCAAAAAGCCATAATCGAGAAGATTGTAAACTTCAAATGTTCTTCCGATAATATCCTCTGTTATTTTTTCATATTTTAAACTCATTCTATTTTATCCGTGCTAATCCGTGTCAATCAGTGGCTAAATAGGTATCTACTCAAAATCAAGTTAAAAAAGTAAGCTCATTACAGATTATAGTGCTATGGGTTAAGTTTCATCTCCTTTTGTCCTGACAGCGTCGGCATA
It includes:
- a CDS encoding GxxExxY protein, yielding MSLKYEKITEDIIGRTFEVYNLLDYGFLEKVYQKAFPVELLQRKHSVKLGYPILKKISVSSV